A genomic region of Chlorobaculum parvum NCIB 8327 contains the following coding sequences:
- the purD gene encoding phosphoribosylamine--glycine ligase, with translation MNVLIIGSGAREHALAWAVARSSKVSTVLVAPGNGGTATMGGKVRNVAIKATDIDALLDLVAKESIGLTVVGPEQPLEVGIVNRFRDAGLKIVGPTAEAAQLETSKVFAKDFMKRHGIPTAGYEVFRDHASAKSYLEACGSFPQVIKASGLCAGKGVVVAMTREEALEAIHDFFESRVFGDAADEVVIEAFLTGQEASVFALTDGENYQLFLAAQDHKRIGEGDTGKNTGGMGAYAPAPLVTPEVMRRVEEEVIKPTLAGMKADGYAYTGFLYVGLMIDNGEPSVVEYNVRLGDPETQVVLPMLKSDLFDALLASVEGGLEAVPFEMQSGAAATVVMASKGYPDGYETGKAISIDPSVNDMDGVLVFHAGTRQDGDVLVTSGGRVLSVTASGASLKEALDQAYRGVAAINFEGAVYRRDIGAKAL, from the coding sequence ATGAATGTTCTGATTATCGGAAGCGGCGCCAGGGAGCATGCTCTGGCTTGGGCCGTTGCGCGCAGTTCGAAAGTTTCAACCGTGCTGGTGGCTCCGGGCAACGGAGGCACGGCCACGATGGGCGGCAAGGTTCGCAACGTCGCGATCAAGGCGACTGACATCGACGCACTGCTCGATCTGGTTGCGAAAGAGTCGATTGGTCTGACGGTGGTCGGCCCTGAGCAGCCGCTCGAAGTTGGCATCGTGAACCGCTTTCGCGATGCGGGGCTGAAGATCGTCGGCCCGACCGCCGAGGCAGCGCAGCTGGAGACGAGCAAGGTGTTCGCCAAAGACTTTATGAAGCGTCATGGCATTCCGACCGCCGGGTATGAAGTGTTCCGCGACCACGCGTCCGCGAAAAGCTATCTTGAAGCGTGTGGCTCGTTCCCGCAGGTGATCAAGGCCAGTGGTCTGTGTGCCGGAAAAGGCGTCGTCGTCGCGATGACTCGCGAAGAGGCGCTGGAGGCAATCCACGATTTCTTCGAGTCCCGTGTCTTTGGCGATGCGGCTGACGAGGTGGTGATCGAAGCGTTCCTGACCGGTCAGGAGGCGAGTGTTTTCGCGCTGACCGATGGTGAGAACTACCAGCTGTTCCTAGCTGCACAGGATCACAAGCGCATCGGCGAAGGTGATACCGGCAAGAATACCGGCGGCATGGGTGCCTACGCCCCGGCTCCGCTGGTGACGCCGGAGGTGATGCGGCGGGTCGAGGAAGAGGTCATCAAACCGACGCTTGCCGGCATGAAGGCAGACGGCTACGCCTACACCGGTTTCCTCTACGTTGGCCTCATGATCGACAACGGCGAGCCCTCGGTGGTCGAGTACAACGTCCGCCTCGGTGATCCCGAAACACAGGTGGTGTTGCCGATGCTGAAGAGCGACCTGTTCGACGCGCTGCTGGCAAGCGTCGAGGGCGGGCTTGAAGCCGTGCCGTTCGAGATGCAGAGCGGAGCCGCCGCCACGGTCGTTATGGCCTCGAAGGGCTATCCCGACGGATACGAAACCGGCAAGGCGATCTCGATCGATCCTTCGGTGAACGATATGGATGGAGTGCTTGTTTTCCATGCCGGTACGCGCCAGGATGGTGATGTGCTTGTAACTTCGGGTGGTCGCGTGCTCTCGGTGACAGCCTCCGGTGCGTCACTTAAAGAGGCGCTCGATCAAGCCTATCGCGGCGTAGCAGCTATCAATTTCGAGGGGGCAGTCTATCGCCGGGACATCGGCGCAAAGGCGCTTTGA
- a CDS encoding Mov34/MPN/PAD-1 family protein, translating into MKLPRRKFEIIQEHAIRDLPYECCGLLVGRKMVDHRGNIDNIVHEIAPCRNTLFYGRENGFEISYSEYLEVEREARSLGLDIIGSYHSHINSTAVPSKSDVDFASAGHSMLIISLHGGVPREVTSWLRRDAGGFHQEQIKVLA; encoded by the coding sequence ATGAAATTACCTCGTCGCAAATTTGAAATCATACAGGAGCACGCCATCAGGGATCTTCCCTACGAATGCTGCGGGCTGCTCGTCGGAAGAAAAATGGTCGATCACCGGGGCAACATCGACAACATCGTGCATGAAATCGCCCCGTGCCGCAACACGCTTTTTTACGGGCGTGAGAACGGGTTTGAAATCTCCTACAGTGAATATCTCGAAGTGGAGCGCGAAGCCCGTAGCCTCGGCCTGGACATCATCGGCTCGTACCATTCACACATCAACTCGACGGCCGTGCCATCGAAAAGCGATGTGGATTTTGCCAGCGCCGGTCACTCGATGCTGATTATCTCCCTGCACGGAGGCGTGCCGAGAGAGGTCACTTCATGGCTTCGCCGCGATGCAGGAGGGTTTCATCAGGAACAGATCAAAGTGCTGGCGTGA
- the carB gene encoding carbamoyl-phosphate synthase large subunit, with amino-acid sequence MPKREDIKSILVIGAGPIVIGQACEFDYSGTQACRALKEDGYRVILVNSNPATIMTDIELADATYIEPITPEYVRKIIEKEKPDALLPTMGGQTALNTAVKLAESGVLERHGVELIGAKLRAIRKAENREFFGDAMRKLGLEMAKGFFVRNEKEAKEALDEIGLPIVIRPSFTLGGTGGGFAETKADYYDVVRRGLAESPIGEVLVEESLIGWKEYELEVIRDLADNVIIVCSIENVDPMGVHTGDSITVAPAQTLTDRQYQELRDASIKIIREIGVETGGSNIQFSINPKDGRIVIIEMNPRVSRSSALASKATGFPIAKVAAKLAVGYTLDEITNDITKTTPASFEPSIDYTVVKVPRWDFEKFKNVDSRLGVQMKSVGEVMAFGRNFREALQKSLRGLEIGRAGLGCDGKDVMNVIDMTQQQRQFAKEDLLEKIKIPKADRMFYLRYAFQAGATVEEIHQATSIDPWFLDNIRQIVEFEDELRKMAAESEA; translated from the coding sequence GTGCCAAAACGCGAGGACATCAAGTCCATATTGGTGATTGGAGCCGGTCCCATCGTTATCGGACAGGCCTGTGAATTCGATTATTCGGGCACCCAGGCGTGCCGGGCTCTCAAGGAGGACGGCTACCGGGTCATTCTGGTCAACAGCAACCCGGCCACCATCATGACCGACATCGAGCTGGCCGATGCGACCTACATCGAACCGATCACGCCGGAGTATGTCCGCAAGATTATCGAGAAGGAAAAGCCGGACGCGTTGCTTCCGACCATGGGCGGTCAGACCGCGCTGAACACTGCGGTCAAGCTGGCCGAGTCGGGCGTACTGGAGCGCCACGGCGTCGAGCTGATCGGTGCGAAGCTCCGCGCGATTCGCAAGGCCGAGAACCGCGAATTCTTCGGCGATGCGATGCGCAAGCTCGGCCTCGAAATGGCCAAGGGTTTCTTCGTTCGCAACGAGAAGGAGGCCAAGGAGGCGCTCGATGAAATCGGCTTGCCGATCGTCATTCGCCCCTCCTTCACGCTTGGCGGCACGGGTGGCGGGTTTGCCGAGACCAAGGCTGACTACTACGATGTGGTTCGCCGTGGCCTTGCCGAAAGCCCGATTGGCGAAGTGCTGGTCGAGGAGAGCCTGATCGGCTGGAAGGAGTACGAACTTGAAGTGATCCGTGATTTGGCGGACAACGTCATCATCGTCTGCTCCATCGAGAACGTCGATCCGATGGGCGTGCATACCGGCGACAGCATCACAGTCGCTCCGGCGCAGACGCTCACCGACCGTCAGTATCAGGAGTTGCGTGACGCCTCGATAAAGATCATCCGCGAAATCGGCGTCGAGACCGGCGGCAGCAATATCCAGTTCTCGATCAATCCGAAGGATGGCCGTATCGTCATCATCGAAATGAACCCGCGCGTGTCGAGAAGCTCCGCGCTCGCCTCGAAGGCGACCGGTTTCCCCATCGCGAAAGTGGCTGCCAAGCTCGCCGTGGGCTACACGCTCGACGAGATCACCAACGACATCACCAAAACCACCCCGGCAAGCTTCGAGCCCTCGATCGACTACACCGTCGTGAAGGTGCCGCGCTGGGACTTCGAGAAGTTCAAGAATGTCGATTCGCGCCTCGGCGTGCAGATGAAGTCGGTCGGCGAGGTGATGGCTTTCGGACGCAATTTCCGCGAGGCGTTGCAGAAGTCGCTGCGCGGCCTCGAAATCGGACGCGCCGGTCTTGGCTGCGATGGCAAGGATGTGATGAACGTCATCGACATGACCCAGCAGCAGCGTCAGTTCGCCAAGGAGGATCTGCTTGAAAAGATCAAGATCCCGAAGGCCGACCGGATGTTCTACCTTCGCTACGCCTTCCAGGCCGGGGCAACCGTCGAGGAGATCCATCAGGCAACCAGCATCGATCCGTGGTTCCTTGACAACATCCGCCAGATTGTCGAGTTCGAGGATGAGCTCCGCAAGATGGCAGCTGAAAGCGAGGCATGA